The DNA region AGCCTCGTGCGGTCCTCCTCTCCATCCCCCTGCTTCGTGCACTCCTGCTCTCCTTTCCCtccccctgcctcgtgcggtcctcctttccttccccctgcctcgtgcggtcCTCCTTTCCCTCCCCCTGCTTCGTGCACTCCTGCTCTCCTTTCCCTCCCCCTACCTCGTGCggtcctcctttccttccccctacCTCGTGCGGTCctcctctccttccccctccctcGTGCGGTCctcctctccttccccctcccccgtACACTCCTCCCTCGTGcactcctcctctccctctccctctctcgtgcactcctcctctccctccccctgccTCGTGTGGTCATCCTCTCCCtccccctgcctcgtgcggtcttcctctccctccccctgCCTCGTGTggtcttcttctccctcccccttGCCTCGTGCGGTCCTCCTCTCCTTCCCCCGGCTTCGTGCagtcctcctctccctccccctcccccgtaCACTCCTCCCTCGTGcactcctcctctccctctccctctctcgtgCACTCCtgctctccctccccctccctcttgcACTCTTCCCTCCCATCCCTCCCTCGTGCACTATTTCCTCCCCTCCCTCCCTTGTGCACTCCTTTCCTTTTCTCCCTCCCTCATGCACCTCTCCCCTCTTCTCCCTCCCCCTGCCTCGTgcactcctctccctctccctcccttgtGCATTCTGCTCTTCCTTCCTCTCCCTCGTGCactcctctcccttcccctctctcggttactcctcctctccctcctcccccccccctcgtgcactcctcctcttcctccccctccccctatcaTCTTGTGCTCCTTGAGGTTGAAATCCTAGCTCCTTATAAGCCATTGATTCTCTGTTGCTTGAAATTGCCACGGGTGAAATAACGATGTTACCTTCGATattgtccactctctctctctctctctctctctctctctctctctctctctctcttctgattatAGTTTTTTGTGTCCGGTTTCCTATTATTATCTCCTTCGCCTTTTTGCTGTCCTGGTATCTcctcttttttaaatattattccCGCTTTCACCTCTCGAATTTTTTCCCTTCCCTCCTCAGTTTCCTGTAATCTATCACCAAAAGCTGATCACCGGAGCTCATTTAGAGTTTCCCAGTCCCTCGTCTTGTTGCTTCGCCGCccgttctgctgctgttgctgcttctcGATCTCCAATCCCATTGCTAACCTTCCCCTTAAGCTATTCAGTAATTAGAGATGTGCTGCTTTATCTCCAGACatcgcacacacacattcatacatacatacacacacgcaggtACATATTTTAGAATCCCGGCTCAAGGGCTGTCAGGTTCGACAAATTGTATTACCGTTTGTGGGAGTAAGTTTAATCACAGCGTGTCATCTGTCGGGCGGGTACGGGCAAGAACTTAAAAGAAGGTGGGTCTGAAGTAGTGTGGGGGGACAAGGTGGGGAAGTAATGTGGGAGACGAGGTGGGGAAGGTGTGAGGGGAGACAGAGATGTTGTGGGGTTACGTAGAAGCAGGGTCAGTGGATGAGAATAGGCTGGGCAACAATgcaatttaattagaaaaaaatttctCTTAATAGATCTTGCACATTCTTTGTAAAACTTGTATTGTATCTTATAATTAATAGTGTATAAATAAAATCACTAATGAGGCCGAGAATGAAGAATTTATAAAGATAACATCTTTAGTAATGAAAATGAAGAAGATGTATTTAAGGTAAAATCTCCAATAAAAGATAAGATGTGGcagattatttctgatttttttttatttatattgttgagTAAAATTAATAACCAGAGGTTTATGCAATGGCTGTGCAATTATAGGAACACTAATGATTCAACAAACAATTTTCAGCTATAGATGAAAATCCATTCACGTAGAATATGGAATGGTTCGATAATTTCATGTTCATCGACTTAGTCATTGCATTATGAAGTACAATCGTTTTATCTTGCAAATCTGATGTAGGTTTAGTTAAGTGTTTATACATTATTCCATGAAATAAGTGTTATGTTTAGAAATTTCATGTAATGCTTTGTTCAATTTTGTCATTTAGAATATGACACTAAAACctctacaaatacagtatatatatatatatatatatatatatatacatatatgtatatatatacatatatatttatatttatacattcacaACGTTTTTT from Palaemon carinicauda isolate YSFRI2023 chromosome 35, ASM3689809v2, whole genome shotgun sequence includes:
- the LOC137627195 gene encoding uncharacterized protein; this translates as MRSFSPSTRLRAVLLSLPLPLPRTLLPRALPLSLSRAFLLSFPSPCLVLSSSPSPCLVRSSFPSPCFVHSCSPFPSPASCGPPFLPPASCGPPFPPPASCTPALLSLPLPRAVLRSFPLPRAVLLSFPLPRAVLLSFPLPRTLLPRALLLSLSFSRVLLLSLPLPRVVILSLPLPRAVFLSLPLPRVVFFPLPQPRAVLLSIPLLRALLLSFPSPCLVRSSFPSPCLVRSSFPSPCFVHSCSPFPPPTSCGPPFLPPTSCGPPLLPPPSCGPPLLPPPPYTPPSCTPPLPLPLSCTPPLPPPASCGHPLPPPASCGLPLPPPASCGLLLPPPCLVRSSSPSPGFVQSSSPSPSPVHSSLVHSSSPSPSLVHSCSPSPSLLHSSLPSLPRALFPPLPPLCTPFLFSLPHAPLPSSPSPCLVHSSPSPSLVHSALPSSPSCTPLPSPLSVTPPLPPPPPLVHSSSSSPSPYHLVLLEVEILAPYKPLILCCLKLPRVK